Proteins encoded by one window of Bacillus rossius redtenbacheri isolate Brsri chromosome 3, Brsri_v3, whole genome shotgun sequence:
- the LOC134530379 gene encoding DNA-directed primase/polymerase protein-like — protein sequence MMENASLTFPTASFYGQRKLRDILRFSAIDSEKNLKKGTSLPPQIVSINGPSKTWQVFRSQAKALAFARSRRNGLMTFAFQDDSGNRLFLVTNPCVFWFYDELKQPHQRCSYEIISEHSPSKLYFDLEFAKECNSECNGVEMIEVFLKIVSFYLQKKWQLSVNRSHIVDLDSSSPDKFSRHLIYEIPGCVFKDNLHVGNFVKDVCSQLKHFIHLCDSDYNINKSAAGGDNQDLNKISNLYDVSLSDICKLFVFDKNGKKKLFCDEGVYTRNRQFRIYKSTKHGKNSPLVLSQENQFQIDTEDLKKHALNEAVFLHSLVTYIPQGDHLRILDSLSVESSTSSMPQMVLPKRSPNVTTESPYPEVDQFVRSLIRPNGKIIRTCFFSTSNIIVYDIVGFRYCENIGREHCSNNIKYVFYLAKLCYYQKCYDPDCRDYRSPMKDLPTDLMFCLQNDGEDEPNCVGYFGIPKDELEMLEGIDKDEYNFDDWLCKDSSGAVSGDCESSFPDYGVSDFDMLQLPESKNSK from the coding sequence ATGATGGAAAATGCCTCATTGACATTTCCTACAGCTTCATTTTATGGACAGCGTAAGTTGAGAGATATATTGCGGTTTAGTGCAATagattctgaaaaaaatttgaagaaaggaACTTCTTTGCCACCACAAATAGTCAGTATTAATGGTCCTTCTAAAACATGGCAAGTGTTTCGCAGTCAGGCAAAGGCTTTAGCGTTTGCAAGGTCTCGGAGGAATGGATTGATGACTTTTGCATTTCAGGATGATTCAGGCAACCGCCTCTTTCTTGTTACGAATCCATGTGTATTTTGGTTTTATGATGAATTGAAACAGCCCCACCAGCGATGTTCGTATGAAATAATATCGGAGCATTCACCAAGTAAGCTCTACTTTGATTTAGAGTTTGCTAAAGAATGTAATTCTGAGTGTAATGGTGTTGAGATGATTGAAGTTTTTCTGAAGATTGTTTCATTTTATCTGCAAAAGAAATGGCAACTGTCAGTCAATCGTAGTCACATTGTGGATTTAGATTCATCTTCACCTGATAAATTCAGTCGTCATTTGATCTACGAAATCCCTGGATGTGTATTCAAAGACAACTTGCATGTTGGCAACTTTGTTAAGGATGTCTGCAgccaattaaaacattttatacatCTGTGTGATTctgattataatataaataaaagtgcCGCAGGTGGTGACAATCAAgacttaaataaaataagcaaTCTCTATGATGTAAGCTTGTCAGACATATGCAAGTTATTTGTTTTTGACAAGAATGGAAAAAAGAAACTGTTTTGTGATGAGGGTGTTTATACAAGAAACAGacagttcagaatttataaatcTACAAAACATGGTAAGAACTCTCCTCTAGTTCTTAGTCAGGAAAATCAGTTTCAAATTGATACTGAAGATCTTAAAAAACATGCACTCAATGAAGCTGTTTTTTTACATTCACTTGTTACTTACATACCACAGGGAGATCATTTAAGAATATTGGACTCCCTTTCTGTCGAATCATCAACTAGCAGCATGCCTCAAATGGTGCTTCCTAAGAGATCTCCAAATGTTACGACAGAATCGCCTTACCCTGAAGTGGATCAGTTTGTACGTTCACTCATCAGACCAAATGGGAAAATTATTAGAACTTGCTTTTTTTCTACAAGCAATATTATTGTGTATGATATTGTTGGCTTCAGATATTGTGAAAATATTGGCAGGGAGCATTGCAGTAATAACATTAAGTACGTATTTTACCTCGCAAAACTATGCTATTATCAGAAATGCTATGACCCTGACTGCAGAGATTATCGCTCGCCCATGAAAGATCTACCCACAGATCTTATGTTTTGTTTGCAAAATGACGGGGAGGATGAGCCCAACTGTGTTGGGTATTTTGGCATTCCGAAAGATGAGTTGGAAATGTTGGAAGGAATTGATAAAGATGAATATAATTTTGATGATTGGCTGTGCAAAGACAGCAGTGGTGCAGTGAGTGGTGATTGTGAAAGTTCCTTCCCAGATTATGGAGTCTCCGATTTTGACATGCTGCAGCTTCCAGAAAGTAAAAATTCTAAGTAA
- the LOC134530381 gene encoding sialic acid synthase encodes MAEDIEITPGKVIGSSHPCFIIAEIGQNHQGDIKLAKQLIHAAKDSGADCVKFQKSSLADKFNAGALARPYPGPHSWGETYGQHKQHLEFSLGQFRELQACALDLGLVFSASAMDMVSVDELDSINVPFIKIGSGDADNFPLLQHAASKQRPLIISTGMQCMETVREMYQTVRAVTHKFCLLHCVSSYPTPDESVNLRVINTFRQEFPDIHVGYSGHELGTAISVAAVAMGAKVLERHLTLDKSWKGSDHACSLTPAELSRLVGDVRCVERALGSPTKRRLPCEEACHAKLGKTLVAARRLEAGRELGARDLLAKVAEPRGFAAARLRDLIGRTLRVAVERDQSILPSYVHIP; translated from the exons ATGGCAGAAGACATTGAAATTACTCCTGGAAAAGTTATTGGAAGCAGCCACCCCTGCTTTATAATTGCAGAGATAGGACAGAACCACCAGGGAGATATTAAACTTGCAAAGCAACTGATTCACGCTGCCAAG GACAGCGGGGCGGACTGCGTCAAGTTCCAGAAGTCGTCCCTCGCAGACAAGTTCAATGCCGGGGCGCTGGCCCGGCCCTACCCGGGGCCCCACTCCTGGGGCGAGACGTACGGGCAGCACAAGCAGCACCTCGAGTTCTCCCTGGGGCAGTTCAGGGAGCTGCAAGCGTGCGCCCTCGACCTCGGGCTGGTGTTCTCTGCCTCTGCCATGGACATG gtgTCAGTGGATGAACTGGACTCCATCAATGTCCCATTTATTAAAATTGGCTCGGGTGATGCAGATAACTTTCCATTGCTACAGCATGCAGCATCAAAACAAAGGCCACTCATTATATCCACAG GTATGCAGTGCATGGAGACAGTGCGAGAGATGTACCAGACCGTTAGAGCCGTCACACACAAGTTCTGCCTTCTCCACTGCGTCTCATCCTACCCCACTCCGGACGAAAGTGTCAACCTGCGAGTCATCAACACTTTCAGGCAGGAATTCCCAGACATCCACGTAGGCTACTCTGGCCACGAGCTGGGGACTGCCATATCTGTGGCGGCTGTTGCCATGGGCGCCAAA GTGCTGGAGCGACACCTGACGCTGGACAAGAGCTGGAAGGGCAGCGACCACGCCTGCTCCCTCACGCCGGCCGAGCTGTCCCGCCTGGTGGGCGACGTGCGCTGCGTGGAACGGGCCCTGGGCAGCCCCACCAAGAGGCGGCTCCCCTGCGAGGAGGCCTGCCACGCCAAGCTGGGCAAGACGCTGGTGGCCGCGCGCCGGCTGGAGGCGGGCCGGGAGCTGGGGGCACGCGACCTGCTGGCCAAGGTCGCGGAGCCCAGGGGCTTCGCCGCGGCCCGCCTGCGAGACCTCATCGGCAGGACCCTGCGCGTCGCCGTGGAGCGCGACCAGAGCATCCTCCCCAGCTACGTCCACATTCCATGA